AAAACCTCCTCATGACGGATTAACCGTCTTAAAAACACTTATAAGCTAACTTCATCCTTAAGATATCAATAATGTTTATCGAATCTAGCGCAACTACTAAATCTTCCGTTTTAGGTACATGACATTCTGGATGAAAGTACCTAAAATCCTCTTTGATTGCATAATCAATTCGCTCTGATAATTTGGAGTCTATTGCCCAATGTTCGTACTGGTATTCCAAATTTCTAAAATAAGGTTTAATTATAAACTCCATAAGTAATCTGTTTCTGATAAAAAGATCTTTCTCAAATCTCTCAATCGTTTCAGCAACTGAATCACCAAAACCAAAATGTGTTGCCCAAATTCTTTCCTTAATTTTTACTGCTAACTTATAATTCTTCATAAAACTCCTCCTCATGACGGATTAACCGTCTTAATAAAACATTTATATTGATGCCTTAAACAAAACCACTTTTCTAGCCATTCTTACTATTTCGCTAGAATCGTGATTCTTCATGTTTATTAAGGCTTTAAGCTCAGGATCCATATCCAAAGCTAAAACTTCTTTTCCAACACTCTTAACTGAATAAGAATTGTCATTTGGGCAGACAATATACCCAATTTCTTTGAGTATTCTAAGGGCCCATCTAAAAGAATTAGACATAAAAAAACCTCCTAGTGACGAATCATCGTCTTAAAAAACTGTAATATTATCACTCCAATTAATTGACCTTTGTAAAAGAGATTTTTAAGTTTAGGTCAAGTGCATCATCTATGCCTTTTGCCTTAAACATATTCCAAGAAGCTATAGCAACTTGGAAACCTGCTTGGATTAGCAGATTTATAGTTTTCTCTTCTGCATTTAGGACTTCTTCATTATCATACTTATCCATATCAAGAGCCATTATTATCTTAGGCTTCTCTGACATTTTCTTAGACAAATCTATTATAGTCCTAACAAGTATATTATAGTTAGAAACACCTGCTTCTGAGCAAGTGGTAAATCCAAACTTTTCTGAAGCGATCTTACCTTTTAATGCTCCTTCCGTAATCATAATTACATCATCACGAAGATTGTTGGTTTTATCCACATAGAAATTTTTAGGTTTATATACATCTATGGGACTTCCCGAACGAGCATTTTTACTTGAGTACCAGAAGTATCTCATTGCCTTACCTTTCTCATCGTACTGTGGAGTAGTCAAACGATATTGCAGTGCCTGAATTCTCCCTTTAAAGTCTTTATACGGAATGAAATACCCCTTTATTGGTACATATTTTTGCACCTTCCAAAAGTGTTGTAGGATAAACATATCCGTTTTTTCACTATTAGAACATGCTAACAATTCCCCGACAACATCATATAATGGATTATATCTTTTATCATAAAATGTAATATAATCATTCTTGAATTGGTCGGACCTTTTTATAAACCCAGAGACTTTAAGTAAAGATGCACCAAACTTCCTCTCTAAGTCTTTTGAAAGTGCCGTGATTAACTGACAATTGAAAGCCTTTTTTCCATCGTTATAATTTCTAACCATGATTCTAATTTGCTTCCCATTATACTGTTTCTCTTTTACAAACAGCTTATCAGTCTTTCTTGTCATAAACTCATCAAGTTCCTTTTGTGAATTTATAACACATGTTGGCATGGAAAAAAGCTCCATCCTTTCAATATCCTCAGTACTTAAATTTCTATCAAGCAAGTCTTTCATATCCCTTGCGTTCAAATATGAGCCTTCATATTTTTTCACAAGCTCTCTAAAAAACTTATAAACAGAATTGGTAATCTCTAATCTCTCTTCTGTCATCTCTTCACCAACATTTACATCTGGTAAAAGCCTGATAGGTTTCTCTTTAGGCGACACACCGGTAACATCTTGAACATAATGGATAAACCATCCTTTATTTTCAATACTGCTTTCCTGATACTTACACCTATAAAAAATTAAAATATCATTGTTGTCATAAAACTCTGAACATCTTCCTTTTTTACTACCACATACTGGACACGTAGTTCCAGATCTAATAGGTAAAAAAGTACCATTATCAGTTTTTGTTACTCCCATGTGTATCACCTCCTTTTTAAATTCTCTTATAATACAAAAAACATAAAACCCTAAGAAAAATTAAAAATTCTTAGGGTTCTCTCTTTAAAAAAACTGTAAAGTCAAATATATGCCTTTACTCTTTAATAATGCCACTAATTCAATCTAGAATTAGCTTAAAAAATAAAAAATGTTTATATTAATATTATAACATACTACACAATACATTCAACAACTATATATATTTATATTTTTCGTTTTTAAATCTTTTTAATTATAGAAAATATCTTTCCAGTTTTCGACATTCAACACTTCTATTACAGTTTCCATATTACTCATTTTAAATTCTACTTCATCTTTTTCTATACCACCATATTTCAAATATCTAATTATTGATAAAAACTTCATCATTTCGTCTATATCCTTAACGATATTTACATCATACGCTCTATATATTTGATAGATATGGTTATCTAATAATCCTTCTAAAGGCAACCAATTGACAAATAACATATTACTGATTTCTTTCCAATTATTAAGAACAACTAGTTTTGTATGTTTGATCCCTCTTTCTTTTAAAATAAATTTAATTTTTTCCACATCATCTATGTGATCCGTTATTTCTTTTTCTGTTCCAAGTTCGTCTAATATATCAAATTTATCAGTAACTAGTTCATCAGACTTAGAAACTATTCTTACAAAATCACTCATATTTTCATAATCAATCAAATTATAAACGTTTGCCAAATATTTGATAAAGATATCTTCATCTTTTCCTTCGACTATTTGATCTATAAAAATTCTCGAATTAGGTTTACCATTATAACAGTTATATAATACCGCTTCATAAGAGTGATATATACCGTAATTAGCTAAAACTTCTTTAACATAGACTACATCAATATCCTTGTATTCTTCTGTCATACACATTACCTCCTTCTAACAATGATACTTCTATTATTCTAAATTATATCACAATATAATTTACATCCTCAAATAGAGGTATTAAAAACTCCTTAGAGCCTTTATCACCATCTGAAAATACAATATTATATAAATATTCTTTTTCATCAGTCGTCTTTTCTTGAAAAGTTTGTTTTTCAATTATCTTCCCAACACCAAAAATTGGATCAAAAATTTTATTACCTACTACAAAATCTGCAATAAAATCATTGATTTCTATTAACATAGAAACATCTTTGGTCTTTTCTACAGTTCCATCATCATACCTAACACTAAGTTCATAATTTTTATAATCTGCTATGGTTCCGACAATTTTACTTTTCTTATTTATCACTCTAGATCCTCTTCTCATACACTCACTTCCTTTCAATATCTTCTTGTTCTATATTAATTAGTTTAATAAGTTTAAAAATATCTGACTCCATTTTCATTTTAATACTACATTCAAATATAGCATCATGCATTTCAATTTTTTTAATTAGTTGGGTTCCTTTATTTTTCCATGTAACTATAGTATTTTTTAGCGAATTGTTTTTATAACATTCATTTAATTTATTTATAACGTTTTGTAGCTCTATCGATATATCAGTAATAAATTCTCTAGAGTATCTTTCAATATATTTTTCTTCCTCCGGAATAGGTAAACTCATAATCTCTGTATAACTTGAGGATATAACACTCCTGTCTAATCTCTTAAACAAATCCTCTATCTTTTCTAGCTGATCTATTTTATAAGCTGGTACGAACCACAATTTACCATGGATCTCTACTCTAGAAGCATCTAGTATATTTTTCATATACTTATCCACTATATTGCTAATACGGTCCTCGTTAAGACCACTTTTTTCCTGCTGAAATATCTCAATAGATTTTTCAACTCTATTCGTGATTTCTTGTAAATCATCATTAAGACCAAGGCCTTTATTAATATTGTATGACATACTACGTTCAGCTTTATTATAAACAACATTACCTATAGATGTTATTATATTATTTTTATTATCTGGTGTTTCTTTCATAATCTCTCTAGAAATTATATTGCCCTCTTTTTTATTATCTAACATTTTAAGCTTATACCCTTTAAAGTTTCCTCTAATAGATGATGAAGCCCTTTTAAATGCTTGAGTATCACTATGTTTTTTAACAATTATAGTCTGATCAATACCACTCTTATTTAAAATATCTTTCAATTTATCTGCTTCTATGTTTAATTTCCCTATCGTATAGTAGCATAAAAACCCAATTATTTTACTCATTTTATTTCTCCTTATAATATTCTAATTTACAATCAATAATATAGTTTCAATTGTTTATCTACAAAAAATAATAAAACTCACCAGGACCGCCAAGTAACTGATGAGTATTAGCTACTTTCAATCTTGATATTATTCAATAGCCTCTTGTCTGCAAAACTACTTAATTTACAGATATTATTACACATTATATATTTAATTTTTTAAATGATACTTCTCTAGTTATGAAATCACATTTAGTAAAAGATTCCTTAAAACCCAATACAGCATTAATAACTACAATTTTATCTCCGTAGTTCTCCATTACTTCACCAGTATACTCCCTGGCCTTTTTAGATATAGCTCCTATAGAAAATACTCCCACTTCCCCTTTCTTTGGTAATTGAACTTCACTTAGTGACTTTTCAATTCCATCTTCAATATATTTGCATGACTTTGTAACTTCATATAGTCCACCATAAGTGTCTTCGTGTTCGTAGTCATACTTGGTATATTCGACCACATATACTCCACCTTTCAAATTTCAAGTTTGATTTATTATATTATAACCATTATCGCACAATATATATATTTAGTGCAAGTGTTTTTTAGCATTCTTACATTTAATTTAATCTAATTTTCAATATAATTACTATATAACTTTAATAAAATTTCACTTAAACAATTTTCTAAACTAGGCTCTCTATTTACTAATATTTGAACTAACTTACTTTTTCTATGATATAATTCATTTTGGGAGGTAACTTATGAATAATTCCAAAGTAATTGACCTTACAATATTTGTCGTTGAAGCAATGGCCACAAATTTAAAATGTCACAAAACAATCGATAGAATTTATCAAGATGTCAAATTAGTAGCTCACAAATTAGCCACTAATTCAAATTTATATAATCACCCAATCATAACAAACGGTCATATAGAACATGAAGTTTATGCAAAAAGAGCCCTTGGGATAATATTAATGGAGAAAGATGATTACTTATATGAAATAATAGAATCTGGGTGGAGTTCTTTACTAAAATACATAAACAGAAAAAAAACTATTGATCTAAAAAAAGTAGTAGATACATTATTAGGTGATATCAATAAAGTTTCAGACGATCACTTGAATGGACTAATAACAATAACTATGCTATTAGCTAAGTCGAATAATATTCCAATCGGTCCAAACGAAGATGTTGATACTTTTCAAGAAATGATCTACACAAGATTTAATCATTATAAAAACGCAGAATCAGAATTAATTGAAAATAGAATAACTTATGAATTGTTAAATAATAGTAACTCTTCAGTTAAGGCAAAACAAATACTAGAACGTGTAGAGAGTGCCAATAGAGAACTATCAAATCTTGATATGTTATTCCAGTTAGATAAATCACCTTCTGAAGAAGTAAGAAACACTATAACTTCTAACTCTTTTATGTTTGATTTAGAAGACTTAATGCTTTCATCAATGGTAAAGTCTATAGATATCACAAAAGATGATAAATTGGCGATTTTAAGCTTGTATTGGGACTTATATCATAATCAAAATATTGAAAAGGCCACTCAGTTCTTAGTTTCTAATTTAATTATTTTATTCACCTGCAGAGCATATAAGAGTGTTAAAAGGCAGTATTTCGAAAATAATTCAGAAACAATGTTTTATGAAATTGAGGTTCTTGAAAGTACCATAGAAAGAATTAGTAAAGACCTAAGTGCAGAAAAAAAAGCTACAGAAGAGCTTAATAAACAAGTAAATTACTTACGGGATACTTATAAAAAAAATCTAGAGAAGGAAATTATATCACTAAATAAGAAACTAAAAAATGAAAAAAAAGAGAGTGAGAAATTACAGAAGAAGTTAGAGACTTCTGAAAACAAAATCAAAATACTTGAAGATTCTATTAATAATATAAGTATTCCAGAAGAGCCTATACTGTCTAAACTTGACACTGAAGGAAAAATTAAAGACATCAATAGTTCAGATAAGAAAATTATGCTGATTGGGGGGCATAACAAAATTCATAACGAGCTAAACAATCTACTTACTGGAATCAAAACAGCAAGTGTTGATCAAAAATATCTACTAGAAACTGTCACTAATTACGACATAATTTTTATTAAAACGGATTTCTTGAATCATGGCATGTTTTATAAAAGTATTAATCAAATTAGACTTAATAATATACCCTTCTATTTTTTAAACAACAATAACATACCTTATATAATTTCATCAATTCATAATTCAATATTTCAAAAAAAAGGTGAGGAATAACCACGAATGGTTATTCCTCTTTTAAGTTTTTTTCAACTTATTGTTTTAGTGCCCTTCAAAATTGGGCTATATTCATATGCTTATTATGCTACTAATTCAGAACTAAATCAAACTTATAGGGATTTAATTTCATTTATACACTCTGAGCACATATTTTTTCCATTTAAATTTTTAATATTTCTTGCCTGACCACAAAAAATACAAGCAGGTTCATATTTTTTCAAAACAATCATATCTCCTTCTACAAATATTTCTAATGCATCTTTTGATTCAATATCCATAGTTTTTCTTAGTTCAATGGGGATAACTACTCTTCCTAACTCGTCTACTTTCCTAGTAATTCCTGTTGATTTCATTTAAAATCCTCCCTCTTATTTTTTATACTCTATACGGGATTTCTTAACTCCCTTATCCCATTTTTCATATACTACATCCTTCTTACCATCCCTTTTCTCTGAGTTATTAGGATGAATTGTCAATTTACCATATCCATGGCACTTTTTATCCTCCTTCTCATCTTTATAATGTATTTTCAACGTATGCTTTTCTCCATCCAAGAACTCCCCTTCAAATACATTTCCATTATAGTATGTTATTTTCCCTTCACCTTCATATAAACCTTCTAAAAAATTTCCTTGATATTTATCTCCGTTAAATTTAGTCAATATACCTTCTCCATCATAAAGTCCATTTTTAAAATATCCTGTGTACTTATCACCGATTGATGTATAAAGAGTTCCTTTACCTGAAAATTTATCTTCTAAAAAAGTACCCTCATATATAACACCTAAAAATGACTCATACTTTCCTTTACCAGAAAACTTACCATTAACTAATTCTCCACTATAAATATCTCCATTATTAAATCTAAGTTTACCTCGTCCATTAAAGGCTAAATAATCCGTTTGGAGATCTATACTTCTAAGAATTTCTTTTCTAACGCTATTTCCTTTCTTATAAAGAGTGCCTTTACTTCTAGTATTCTCTTTATATAATTGATACTTATCGATAGCACCATCTACAAAAGTTCCTTCAATATAGCTCCCGTCTGCAAACTTATATTCACCATAGCCATGAATTATGCCATTAGTGAATACACCCTCGTACTCATCCCCATTAGGAAATTCCAAATTCCCAATGCCATTAAATACACCATATTGAAACATCCCCTTGTATACAGTTCCATCAGGAAATTTCAATTCTCCTTTACCATGCCATTTCCCATTCATAATGCTACCTTCATATAGTGCACCATTTGAATAGGTTACTTCTATTTCCCCTGAATTTTTCACAGAGTATGCATAAGTTGGAGTCATTAACATAACCATAAGAACTGTAAGTATCAATAATATTTTCTTCATTTCTTCTCCTCCATCCTTGGTGCCTATAAATTAGTAATTTAGCAGGCACCAAATACTTTAATTAGTTAGTTCTATTAATTCTTGCATCATGGAATGCTGATCCATTAATATCAAGAATATGTCCATCCCAACTCTCCTTTGAATTAAAGTTGTAAATAGACGTTCCTTTAAAAGCAGTTAGATTGGTTGTAATTTTGCCTGATTTTAAATCAGCATCCGCAAAGTACTTCCCTTCCCACTCATCAGCAGATAACTTTCTCAGGATTATTTCTTCATCCAAGGAACCATCTATGGACATTTTAGCCTTAACCATGGTCGGTTTTCCTTTAGAATCTATCCTAAAAGTTACATAATATCCCGTTTTATAAGGAACTGGGCAATCTACTTTCGCTATGGGATAGGTATAGTCTGTGTGATTAACTATATCTGTTATCCTATAATTTAATAACCTCAATGCAATAACATCATCTAGTGTTATTGTATCTTCAACAATTCTAGTGAAATTAAGTTTTGTCTTTCCCCCGAAATTCGTACAGGCTCTTAGTACAATCTTAATATCACCATTTTTTTCTAAGTCGGGGATGACCGTATCCACGGTCCAATTTCTATCATCTGACTTATCCTTATACTCTTCAAACTTAACAGTAGTTAGTTTAGTATCACTGTCATCATAGAAATCTGCATACAAATGTGTAACCTCTAGATTAGTGGTCGCATTTATAGTTAAATCATCTCCTGACACCATCTCAACTCCATTATGGACATAATTGCTCACTATACGGAGTTTAGGAACTACGTAAACCTCTTTAGTTAAGGTTTTAGTCTTTATGTCTGAGTTTATATACGGAGGCATATCAGGAGAATCAGTAGCACTTAGACTTACTCTATAAGCTCCCCACTCCATACTATTTAACTCAAAAGACTTGTTTCCACTTGAGAATATATTAAGGGTTGAGAAATTTTTGATAGTAGGTGTCATTGTACTTTTTATATCTGATATATTTTGGACACCATACCTTTCAAACTTCCAACTGATATTTATCGGATTGCCATCTGGATCACTGGCACTTTCAT
The sequence above is drawn from the Tissierellales bacterium genome and encodes:
- a CDS encoding AbrB/MazE/SpoVT family DNA-binding domain-containing protein; this translates as MKSTGITRKVDELGRVVIPIELRKTMDIESKDALEIFVEGDMIVLKKYEPACIFCGQARNIKNLNGKNMCSECINEIKSL
- a CDS encoding DUF3854 domain-containing protein, yielding MGVTKTDNGTFLPIRSGTTCPVCGSKKGRCSEFYDNNDILIFYRCKYQESSIENKGWFIHYVQDVTGVSPKEKPIRLLPDVNVGEEMTEERLEITNSVYKFFRELVKKYEGSYLNARDMKDLLDRNLSTEDIERMELFSMPTCVINSQKELDEFMTRKTDKLFVKEKQYNGKQIRIMVRNYNDGKKAFNCQLITALSKDLERKFGASLLKVSGFIKRSDQFKNDYITFYDKRYNPLYDVVGELLACSNSEKTDMFILQHFWKVQKYVPIKGYFIPYKDFKGRIQALQYRLTTPQYDEKGKAMRYFWYSSKNARSGSPIDVYKPKNFYVDKTNNLRDDVIMITEGALKGKIASEKFGFTTCSEAGVSNYNILVRTIIDLSKKMSEKPKIIMALDMDKYDNEEVLNAEEKTINLLIQAGFQVAIASWNMFKAKGIDDALDLNLKISFTKVN
- a CDS encoding DUF2325 domain-containing protein, giving the protein MNNSKVIDLTIFVVEAMATNLKCHKTIDRIYQDVKLVAHKLATNSNLYNHPIITNGHIEHEVYAKRALGIILMEKDDYLYEIIESGWSSLLKYINRKKTIDLKKVVDTLLGDINKVSDDHLNGLITITMLLAKSNNIPIGPNEDVDTFQEMIYTRFNHYKNAESELIENRITYELLNNSNSSVKAKQILERVESANRELSNLDMLFQLDKSPSEEVRNTITSNSFMFDLEDLMLSSMVKSIDITKDDKLAILSLYWDLYHNQNIEKATQFLVSNLIILFTCRAYKSVKRQYFENNSETMFYEIEVLESTIERISKDLSAEKKATEELNKQVNYLRDTYKKNLEKEIISLNKKLKNEKKESEKLQKKLETSENKIKILEDSINNISIPEEPILSKLDTEGKIKDINSSDKKIMLIGGHNKIHNELNNLLTGIKTASVDQKYLLETVTNYDIIFIKTDFLNHGMFYKSINQIRLNNIPFYFLNNNNIPYIISSIHNSIFQKKGEE